CTGCAAGTGGTCCCATTTCTCAACCTCTCGGCTCCAAGTATCCTCTGCAACCCGTAAGGGTGCGATCACCAGCACTTTGTCAATGTCAAAGTAGTCATGTAGCAAAAGGTCAATCGCCGTTAAGGTTGAGACAGTTTTGCCTAACCCCATTTCCAAAAAAAGGGCGATATAAGGAGTTTCAATGATCCTCTGAGTTGCGTACTCTTGGTACTGGTGCGGCTTGTACTTCATTCAGCCACATTCTTCACAAATCGTTCTATCCCTTCGAGGCTATCGATGACAGCTACGGTGTGCCCTAAGCCCCTGAGTGTGTTGTGCCACTTTACTTGCAATGGTCTTGGTTGCCCTCCAGGTGCTTTCATTTCCACAAATGCCGTCCGCCCACCTGGCAGAATGATAATCCTGTCGGGCACCCCTCTATGACCGGGAGCCACCCACTTGAGGGCAAGTCCACCGATCGCATTAATCTCTTTAGTCAGTTTCCTTTCCAGATGTTTTTCTAACATGCTCCTGCCTCCCTCGTGTGTGTCAGTGATGCTTCACGCACACGTATATGCGCTCATTTTGCGTTTAGCATACGGGCTCAATATTATGTGTTATATGCTCTTATATATTTTTTTCCTATATAGGAGGTTTACTGCAACATCTGCAACAGTACCGCCGAACCCGTGCCATTACTGGGTTTGAGTTGTTGCAGAAGGTGTTGCAGTAAGCTTTTTTCGACTGCAACACTGATACACTCAGGTGTTGCAGTTGTTGCAGTATGTTGCAGTAATGTTGCAGTAAAAAATCTACTTACTGCAACGCTTAAATGTGGTCTGAATACCATAACCCGGTATGCGAATACGCCCTTTAGCTTCCTCCCAGCCAGGCATACGGCGCATAATATTTACAATTTCTTTTGACTCCCACGGTCTGGTTGTCCCCTTACGATGACCAAGGCATTCGGTTAGTATTTGGGTTGCACAGACACGCTCCCTATACGTAGGTTCCTCTGCCCACTCGTCCTGCGCAGGTGAGTCTAACCACTCCTGGATAATCCCAAAACGCGGATCTTCTTCCATGTGGCTTTCCTGGATACCAGGCGCTTCTTTCTCCACTTCTGGAGACAGTGTAATCCGTTCCCCTCTTCGGTAGGCTTGCAGCGCCTCTGCCCATATTTGCCCTATTTCGTGCTCTGTGAGGTCCTCAAACACGTTCTTTGTTCTACGTTCAGGCTTGACTGATACGGGCCAGAAACGGCGGTTTCCTGTCGGGTCTTTCAGAAAGTCCCAGTTATTCGTAGACCCAAAAAACACGCATTTCCTCGGGAAATCTGTAATAACCCGGTCATAAGCTACCCGATACTTATCACTACGTTTAGTGATGAATTGCTTAATTTCATCTACTTCAGCTTTAGTCATTCCGGCTAACTCCCCAAACTCAAATATCCATGCACTTTGAAGATGCTCCCCTGCCTCTTTGGTATCAAAGGTCTTGAGTGAATCACTAAACCAGCGCATAGCTAATTTCTGAATAATCGTGCTTTTACCAGCGCCTTGTGCGCCGACCAGAACCAGCATGTAGTCAAATTTGCACCCGGGTTCATACAGCCTTTTTACGGCAGCCACCAGCATTTTTCGGGTAACTTCCCGGGTATAGGGGGTATTATCAGCCCCTAGATAATCGATGAAAAGTGTATCGATACGTTTCGTTCCATCCCAATCCTGGGCTTCCAGATATTCAATAATCGGATGAAATTTATTCATATGCGCTACCTCCGTAAATGCGTTTTGGATCATACCGGCTGCTTTTATGTCATACTTTTTGCCAAACCAATGCTGCAACCGTCTGTCATCCGATGCCAGCCAAGGTTCATAATCTTCCCAAGGTCTTTCCCGTTCCCTCCACGGTAACTTTTTCCGCACCACTTCTGTGTTTCCGAAAGCATCATACGCCAGCACTTTTTTCCATTCGCCATGAGATAAGATCAGTTCTACATTGCCAGACGTAGCGTGCGGATACCCGGTATTTTGGTTCATTTTCAGCTTATCGACCCAGGCATCGTCATCTTCGTCTTCTTCCTCACTTATATTGTCGCAATGTTCAGATAGTTCATCCCACCTCTCTCTTTTGACCTTCTTGTCTTCATTAGCAAAAGCTCGCATGGCTGTATAGCTTGGCAGCTTTGTGATATTTGTCTTCTCGCTAGCCTTATCATCCAATTGACCAAATTTATGAATACGAACCAGATCAAAGGCATTTACCTCTCGTCCACTGATCGGGTCACTCTCATGATGACTGTAGGCAAAGGTGTCGTCATCATAGATCACAAGTCCTCCGTAGCTGCTTGACCCAACGTAGGTGTATCTGTTTGCTTGCTCTGTAGGCTCATATACACCTGGTAAAAACTCATCTATTGCCTCTGAGATCGTATAGCAACGGCAGAAGACACCTACAAGTCCTTGTTTAGCCCTCGGATCCTCCATTTTGGCGGCTGTACGTCGCTTAGCTTTGTCAGACTCATGCCGGGGCCACTCAAGCGGATCTTTCCAATCAAGGTATTCACCCAAGACCTCATCGACTCCAAGCGGCTCACCCTCAAACACCTCTAAGATAGGCTTTGCATCATTGGAACATGACGGCAAATACATGAGCCGATGCACATCAAACGTTGTCTTGTCAAAGTACTGCATACCGATCTGCTCCGCTATTTTCCGGCTGACAGCTGCATACTCATCCGGATTCATGGTTCTATCAGTCGGGATGATTAAACGATACTTAGGCTTCTTGGGACGGTGGCTATGGGTTGTGTAAACCGCATATGCCGTATCGTCCAGCACCAAATCACAGCAAAACAGAAAGTTCTCATCTCCCTGATCTACATCTAGCGTAATGAGGCTACGGGTCTCTAGGTTTTCCTTTTTGCGCCTACCACCACGGATAAACCCGCCTACAAAGGCAGGTCCATCCTTTACTCTGGCTTTATTGATATTATCCATCTTGCTGTATTCCGCCATGGTTTCACCTGTGCGGCGGACTTCGCGCAAGCGGTCTACAAACTCATCCCAGGTTAAGAATTCATTTTTCCAGTTTTTATCTGATCGATTTTTGCCGAATGCAATATCTAACTCTAGCATGGACTAAGCCCCTTCCACGTTAGCAATCTCCGTTTAGTACACAAGGGTTGACCGATAGGGCTACCACAGCCGGAAGATTGGAGCTTGCGGCCTTAAATTCGGACAAATCCACTCCTAACTCCAGTAGTCTTTTATACGCCTTGTCCCCGTTATGACAGGTGTTTATGACGGCTGCAATCTCTTTTTTTAATTTAATTAGATCCTTGTAATCTTTGATTTTAGAGGCTAACTCTTCCTTCAACTGTCCCATGAGTGGCTGTAGTTCTTCCATTAATTTATTAGTTCCTTCACGTAGTAAATTACATGTTGCATACCCGGCTTCGCTGTCCACTATATCGTCTCGAAACCCCAGCACATATCGATCAATGTCGAAGATGATATGTTTAATGCTCCAACTGACATGCTGCTCGTGTTTCTCTGATAATTGCGTCAAAGCAGCATGTAACTCTTCGGCTCTC
This Paenibacillus larvae subsp. larvae DNA region includes the following protein-coding sequences:
- a CDS encoding VRR-NUC domain-containing protein, with protein sequence MLEKHLERKLTKEINAIGGLALKWVAPGHRGVPDRIIILPGGRTAFVEMKAPGGQPRPLQVKWHNTLRGLGHTVAVIDSLEGIERFVKNVAE
- a CDS encoding virulence-associated E family protein; the protein is MLELDIAFGKNRSDKNWKNEFLTWDEFVDRLREVRRTGETMAEYSKMDNINKARVKDGPAFVGGFIRGGRRKKENLETRSLITLDVDQGDENFLFCCDLVLDDTAYAVYTTHSHRPKKPKYRLIIPTDRTMNPDEYAAVSRKIAEQIGMQYFDKTTFDVHRLMYLPSCSNDAKPILEVFEGEPLGVDEVLGEYLDWKDPLEWPRHESDKAKRRTAAKMEDPRAKQGLVGVFCRCYTISEAIDEFLPGVYEPTEQANRYTYVGSSSYGGLVIYDDDTFAYSHHESDPISGREVNAFDLVRIHKFGQLDDKASEKTNITKLPSYTAMRAFANEDKKVKRERWDELSEHCDNISEEEDEDDDAWVDKLKMNQNTGYPHATSGNVELILSHGEWKKVLAYDAFGNTEVVRKKLPWRERERPWEDYEPWLASDDRRLQHWFGKKYDIKAAGMIQNAFTEVAHMNKFHPIIEYLEAQDWDGTKRIDTLFIDYLGADNTPYTREVTRKMLVAAVKRLYEPGCKFDYMLVLVGAQGAGKSTIIQKLAMRWFSDSLKTFDTKEAGEHLQSAWIFEFGELAGMTKAEVDEIKQFITKRSDKYRVAYDRVITDFPRKCVFFGSTNNWDFLKDPTGNRRFWPVSVKPERRTKNVFEDLTEHEIGQIWAEALQAYRRGERITLSPEVEKEAPGIQESHMEEDPRFGIIQEWLDSPAQDEWAEEPTYRERVCATQILTECLGHRKGTTRPWESKEIVNIMRRMPGWEEAKGRIRIPGYGIQTTFKRCSK